One Candidatus Neomarinimicrobiota bacterium DNA segment encodes these proteins:
- a CDS encoding T9SS type A sorting domain-containing protein, producing MKKITPYLLFSVFMLRPLIGNQEGASNSENVLSRNVVDTLNIGLNDTVSIGFSPGDIMMEVFNAPGDLTLNGIGVNVLGWNTDGTSPNLKVEVYRPGSGGYPFTSTGSMYSIGDTTQNGWIGYAHTADNDSIAYPDTSSATNLVWNNFSTGIGICSAELEIADGQPVLGTKVLPVSPTDVTIQRPSDGSAGVYFVDFTSDGGAQFVKDELIAVVVTYLPDDAGDPANDATKIILNASDASYFYPSPGLTYYASDCSGPSGENGWHIMPNAWKFQYVVDIFGDIPPEIEIYHVGVTSTDGLPDPIPSWTEIKVFATVNDQNPSGGSDGVEIAILNWQVNSLTASTTSEAMTMLYNLVIQEYVYTADIQGYTNGTTIYWWVSAEDVEENISTTPKQSYLVGTLATEDEANPKGFELIGNYPNPFNPVTNISYSMDNVSDVSITVYDIRGKVVKNLFMGKVTPGQHSVSWNGTNDLAQPLPSGIYLYRLQSNESIFTSKMMLLK from the coding sequence ATGAAAAAAATAACACCTTATTTGTTATTTAGCGTTTTTATGCTTAGACCATTAATTGGTAATCAAGAAGGTGCATCTAATTCAGAAAATGTCCTTTCACGGAATGTGGTTGATACCTTAAACATCGGTCTAAATGATACAGTAAGTATAGGATTTTCCCCCGGTGACATCATGATGGAGGTTTTCAATGCTCCAGGCGATTTAACCTTAAATGGAATTGGCGTGAATGTGCTTGGATGGAATACAGATGGAACATCCCCAAATTTAAAGGTTGAAGTTTACAGGCCCGGGAGTGGGGGTTATCCATTTACATCAACCGGATCCATGTATAGCATTGGAGATACCACTCAAAATGGATGGATTGGATACGCTCATACTGCAGATAATGATTCAATCGCTTATCCAGATACTAGTTCTGCGACAAACTTGGTTTGGAATAATTTCAGTACTGGGATTGGTATCTGTTCCGCAGAACTGGAAATAGCAGATGGGCAACCAGTTTTGGGGACCAAAGTGTTACCGGTTAGCCCAACAGATGTAACAATCCAAAGGCCATCCGATGGATCCGCAGGAGTTTATTTTGTTGATTTTACGTCTGACGGAGGAGCCCAGTTTGTAAAAGATGAATTAATTGCCGTTGTGGTAACCTACCTTCCAGACGATGCAGGTGATCCGGCAAACGATGCAACCAAGATTATTTTAAACGCCTCCGATGCATCCTACTTTTATCCCTCACCTGGGCTTACATATTACGCAAGTGACTGTAGCGGCCCGAGTGGTGAAAATGGATGGCATATCATGCCTAACGCTTGGAAATTTCAATATGTGGTTGATATTTTCGGAGATATACCTCCTGAAATTGAAATATATCATGTGGGAGTTACAAGCACAGACGGATTGCCAGATCCAATTCCATCCTGGACAGAAATTAAAGTATTTGCAACCGTAAATGATCAAAATCCCTCCGGTGGATCCGATGGCGTTGAAATTGCTATTCTTAATTGGCAGGTTAATTCCCTTACAGCCAGTACAACGTCTGAAGCAATGACAATGCTTTATAATCTTGTAATACAGGAATATGTTTATACGGCCGACATTCAAGGCTATACAAACGGAACCACCATATATTGGTGGGTTTCTGCAGAAGATGTGGAGGAAAATATCTCTACCACACCTAAGCAGTCATACCTTGTTGGAACTTTGGCAACAGAAGATGAAGCAAACCCTAAGGGATTTGAATTAATTGGAAATTATCCAAACCCATTCAACCCGGTAACCAACATTTCTTATTCCATGGATAATGTTTCGGATGTTAGCATTACAGTTTATGATATTCGTGGAAAAGTGGTAAAAAATTTATTTATGGGTAAAGTAACCCCGGGGCAACATTCTGTCTCATGGAATGGCACAAATGATTTAGCTCAACCTCTGCCTTCCGGTATTTATCTTTATCGTTTACAATCCAATGAGAGCATCTTCACCAGCAAAATGATGCTTTTAAAATAA
- a CDS encoding spore maturation protein has protein sequence MIDSFVNGVNEISKYIIPFLLVGIPFYGLAIKKVKVYESFVEGAKDGFTIAVRIIPYLVAILVAIGMFRASGALDVLLNFLTPVLTFIGFPPENLPLALMRPLSGSGSLGLLTDLIHQHGADSLIAKIGATMFGSTETTFYVLAVYFGSVGIRKTRHALIAGLIADAVGVLSAVYVCRFFFS, from the coding sequence ATGATTGATTCATTTGTAAACGGCGTAAACGAAATTTCAAAATACATTATTCCTTTTTTACTCGTAGGAATTCCGTTTTATGGTCTGGCAATTAAAAAGGTAAAAGTGTATGAATCTTTTGTAGAAGGCGCAAAGGACGGATTTACAATTGCTGTTAGAATTATTCCTTACCTTGTAGCAATTCTGGTTGCAATCGGAATGTTCCGAGCGTCCGGCGCACTGGATGTTTTACTAAATTTTCTAACGCCTGTTTTAACATTCATTGGTTTTCCACCTGAGAATCTTCCATTGGCATTAATGCGGCCTTTATCCGGAAGTGGATCATTGGGTCTTTTGACAGATTTGATTCATCAGCATGGCGCGGATTCTCTGATTGCAAAAATTGGCGCCACTATGTTTGGCTCTACTGAAACCACCTTTTATGTTTTGGCTGTTTATTTTGGATCTGTTGGTATTCGAAAAACGCGACATGCTTTGATTGCAGGACTCATTGCAGATGCGGTTGGTGTTTTAAGTGCCGTTTATGTGTGCAGATTCTTTTTTAGTTAA
- a CDS encoding LD-carboxypeptidase — protein MIKPPVLNPNATIGIVSPSSWMKESDLKTSVFVFENKGYKLVLGKSVFLKDNTYAGTPQERADDINGMFANPDIDAIICARGGYGANRVLPLLDYDLIKSNPKIFIGYSDITAFLTSITQTTGLVTFHGPMLSSFNKGMVEYNFDLMEKTLFGNESVTISPPPELQARVLKPGKAEGPIWGGNMCLLINRLGTEDQLDTDGAILFIEDVDEYLYAFDRMLVHMKEAGMFDNIKALIIGELLDMKDYDDPFGKSTDEIVIDVCGDLNIPIISNFPCGHGIFQATIPISVPVQLDAKTDIPSLTLLESPVK, from the coding sequence ATGATTAAACCGCCGGTACTTAATCCAAACGCAACCATTGGAATTGTGAGCCCATCATCTTGGATGAAGGAATCTGACTTAAAAACCAGCGTTTTTGTTTTTGAGAATAAAGGATATAAACTGGTTTTAGGGAAAAGTGTATTTTTGAAAGATAACACTTATGCGGGGACACCCCAAGAAAGAGCAGATGATATCAATGGCATGTTTGCAAATCCGGATATTGATGCCATTATTTGTGCACGCGGCGGATATGGCGCCAACCGAGTTTTACCCCTTCTGGATTATGACCTCATCAAATCGAATCCGAAAATATTTATAGGTTACAGCGATATAACTGCTTTTCTAACATCCATTACCCAAACTACCGGACTTGTTACCTTTCATGGTCCCATGCTGTCTAGCTTTAATAAAGGGATGGTGGAATATAATTTTGATCTCATGGAAAAAACGCTATTTGGAAATGAATCTGTAACCATCTCGCCTCCACCAGAATTGCAAGCTCGTGTTTTAAAACCCGGTAAAGCAGAAGGCCCCATTTGGGGTGGAAATATGTGTCTTTTGATCAATCGATTGGGGACTGAAGATCAACTTGATACAGATGGTGCCATTCTATTTATTGAAGACGTTGATGAATATTTGTACGCATTCGATCGTATGCTCGTCCACATGAAAGAAGCCGGTATGTTTGACAATATTAAAGCACTCATTATAGGTGAATTGCTTGACATGAAAGATTATGATGATCCATTTGGAAAATCCACAGATGAAATAGTTATAGATGTGTGTGGTGATTTGAATATTCCCATTATTTCTAATTTTCCCTGCGGACATGGCATTTTTCAAGCAACAATCCCCATTTCAGTTCCAGTTCAATTGGATGCGAAAACTGATATACCATCCTTAACGTTATTAGAATCGCCGGTTAAATAA
- the dacB gene encoding D-alanyl-D-alanine carboxypeptidase/D-alanyl-D-alanine-endopeptidase, with amino-acid sequence MDSGLNANMGIKIKSLSTGETLYALNSEKLLLPASNNKLYTCATALGVLGSDFVFETSIYVEKNNLYLKGGGDPDFSIEQLDSLAQIVSSSLNSIDTIFVDESLMDTLHYGEGWMWDEGYWWYAAPVSALSMNDNCVDFYFHPGKLGEPADITVHPPTQYIQVKNQSVTVNDTIEFKKFKIERDWVGETNQFIISGELLDTTPKDTLIRNIVHPPLFAGTVMKEMLAERGISVLAVSIGTLPKNASKLVSHRSDSLLYSTSNLMNESDNLTAELLIKTLGITEENPGNWDDGITRVKTFLADSAGIDTGTIRMADGSGVSRYNLTSADHFIQLLSYMYQSPYSDDFLYVLANGGSKGTLNNRLTKNGHKIKAKTGHLSGVSCFSGYAFSPRFGPLAFSFMMNGYIGSAKDYQRLQDNILEMLVHD; translated from the coding sequence ATGGATTCCGGGCTAAATGCAAATATGGGGATCAAAATTAAATCGTTGTCAACCGGAGAAACGTTATACGCTCTTAATAGCGAAAAATTATTACTTCCGGCCAGCAATAATAAGCTATACACTTGTGCAACAGCACTGGGAGTTCTTGGATCGGACTTTGTGTTTGAAACTTCTATTTATGTTGAAAAAAACAATCTTTACCTAAAAGGCGGCGGTGATCCAGATTTTTCTATTGAGCAATTAGATTCACTCGCTCAAATTGTTTCGTCTTCACTCAATTCAATTGATACGATTTTTGTTGATGAAAGTTTAATGGATACACTTCATTACGGTGAAGGATGGATGTGGGATGAAGGATATTGGTGGTACGCAGCTCCAGTGAGCGCCTTATCTATGAACGATAATTGCGTGGATTTTTATTTCCATCCCGGGAAATTAGGAGAGCCGGCTGACATCACTGTTCATCCGCCAACACAATATATTCAAGTTAAGAACCAATCCGTTACTGTGAACGACACGATAGAATTCAAAAAGTTTAAAATTGAACGAGATTGGGTCGGGGAAACAAATCAGTTTATCATTTCCGGCGAATTACTGGATACCACGCCTAAAGATACTTTAATCCGAAATATTGTTCACCCTCCGCTGTTTGCCGGAACGGTCATGAAGGAAATGCTCGCAGAAAGAGGTATATCTGTTCTTGCGGTTTCTATTGGAACTCTACCAAAGAATGCTTCAAAACTTGTTTCTCATCGCTCCGATTCGCTGCTTTATTCTACCTCAAACCTGATGAATGAAAGTGACAATCTTACAGCTGAATTATTGATAAAAACTTTAGGAATTACTGAAGAAAACCCCGGGAATTGGGACGATGGAATAACTAGGGTTAAAACATTTTTAGCTGATTCTGCCGGAATTGATACTGGCACTATCCGAATGGCAGATGGATCCGGTGTTTCCCGATATAATCTCACCAGCGCAGATCATTTTATTCAATTGCTTTCCTATATGTATCAAAGCCCATACTCAGATGATTTTTTATACGTATTAGCAAATGGCGGGTCTAAAGGAACTTTAAACAACCGGCTCACAAAAAATGGACATAAAATAAAAGCAAAAACGGGGCATCTTTCCGGTGTGAGTTGTTTTTCCGGCTATGCTTTTTCTCCGCGTTTTGGACCGCTGGCTTTTTCTTTTATGATGAATGGTTATATTGGCTCAGCAAAAGATTATCAACGATTGCAGGACAATATTTTAGAAATGTTAGTTCATGATTAA
- a CDS encoding LD-carboxypeptidase translates to MTEIHIIIIYYTYYSSVLIEDYLLKSPVRNNFLILSKYKVTLVFLFLFCCLFAEEIPNRLTPGDTIIFVAPSGGLDNKRISRAKRRLEKRGYIVLYADDLLRSHGYLGGTDDRRVEEFMDAWKNPNVKAIFPGTGGYGTTRILDKIDFNMIKENPKILVGFSDITGLHLAINKMAELITFHTPSPMYGLGSIGNLSPVSDHYFWKAIEQDNPNGYIIDVKPFDLDESIITLHGGKGRGELIGGNLSLINTLMGTPYEIETDGKILFIEDVGEAPYRIDRYLSQLRLAGKLDNLKGVILGKFTRRADEPPDDKNSFSMMEVLEQYFSHLGVPVLANFPIGHHKYNISLPIGILAELDADKQIIQILHNPTK, encoded by the coding sequence TTGACCGAAATCCATATCATAATCATTTATTATACCTATTATTCATCTGTTTTGATTGAGGATTATTTATTAAAATCACCTGTGCGGAATAATTTCTTAATTCTCAGTAAATATAAAGTAACTCTTGTTTTCCTTTTCTTATTTTGTTGTCTATTTGCAGAAGAAATTCCCAATCGACTAACTCCCGGGGATACAATTATCTTCGTTGCTCCTTCTGGGGGATTAGATAATAAACGAATTTCGCGGGCAAAGCGAAGATTGGAAAAGCGTGGATATATTGTTTTGTATGCAGATGATTTATTGCGTTCTCATGGATATTTAGGTGGGACCGATGATCGTCGTGTAGAAGAATTTATGGACGCTTGGAAGAATCCGAATGTAAAAGCAATTTTCCCCGGCACAGGAGGGTATGGGACAACTCGGATTTTAGATAAAATTGATTTTAATATGATCAAAGAAAATCCAAAAATCTTGGTCGGATTTAGTGACATTACCGGGCTGCATTTAGCGATTAACAAAATGGCAGAACTGATTACATTTCATACACCAAGTCCGATGTATGGTTTAGGGAGCATTGGAAACCTTTCACCGGTTTCAGATCATTATTTCTGGAAAGCTATTGAACAGGATAATCCAAATGGATACATAATCGATGTAAAACCATTTGATCTTGATGAATCCATTATCACACTTCACGGCGGGAAAGGAAGGGGAGAGCTTATTGGTGGGAATTTATCATTGATCAATACTTTAATGGGAACACCGTATGAAATTGAAACCGATGGAAAAATTCTATTTATCGAAGATGTGGGCGAAGCGCCGTATCGCATCGACAGGTATCTTTCTCAATTAAGATTAGCAGGAAAACTTGACAATCTTAAAGGAGTTATCTTGGGGAAATTTACTAGAAGGGCAGATGAACCACCCGATGATAAAAATAGTTTTAGTATGATGGAAGTATTAGAACAATATTTTTCACATCTTGGAGTGCCGGTTCTTGCCAACTTCCCCATCGGGCATCATAAATACAATATTTCCCTACCGATAGGTATTCTGGCCGAACTTGATGCAGATAAACAAATAATTCAAATTTTACATAATCCCACCAAATAA
- a CDS encoding beta-lactamase family protein, with protein MLSRRSISTAITSLIIFLFSCDDSKVKAEDELDRVAIDLLLSEYDLVNGPGAALLIIKEGDILYSNEYGMANLEEDTPITFATNFRLASVTKQFTAMCIMILKSRGQLDYEQTITDIFPDFPDYGNNITITHLLHHTSGLIEYFSLITEQVKDRDVLNLMMQQSWTYFPPGTDYRYNNSGYAILAMIVEEVSGLSFANFLEQNIFLPLGMSNSIAFEDGISIVNNRAYGYSVNTILEGPEYFRDDQSLASAVLGDGGIYTSAEDMLKWDQSLYTNTLVPYAILNKAFTSGKLSSGEETGYGFGWVLDTYYYRERVSHTGSTRGFRNVFMRFPNERISIIILTNRNSGTPKDIANQIADLLFDP; from the coding sequence ATGTTAAGTCGTCGCTCTATTTCTACCGCTATAACATCCTTAATCATTTTTTTATTCTCTTGCGATGATAGTAAAGTGAAGGCAGAGGATGAATTGGACAGAGTTGCGATTGATTTATTGCTTTCCGAATATGATTTAGTAAATGGACCGGGTGCGGCACTTTTAATCATTAAGGAAGGGGATATTCTATATTCAAATGAATATGGGATGGCCAACTTGGAGGAAGATACCCCAATCACATTTGCAACAAATTTCAGGTTGGCTTCTGTGACAAAACAATTCACAGCAATGTGCATTATGATTTTAAAGAGTCGAGGTCAGTTAGATTATGAACAAACGATTACAGATATTTTCCCAGATTTCCCCGATTACGGAAATAACATTACCATTACACATCTCCTGCATCATACTTCAGGACTTATAGAGTACTTTTCTCTGATAACGGAGCAGGTAAAGGATCGGGATGTTTTGAATCTTATGATGCAGCAATCCTGGACTTATTTCCCACCAGGGACGGATTACCGTTATAATAATTCGGGGTATGCAATATTGGCAATGATAGTGGAGGAAGTGTCTGGCTTAAGTTTTGCTAATTTTTTAGAACAAAATATTTTTTTACCGCTCGGAATGTCAAACAGCATTGCTTTCGAGGATGGGATTTCAATTGTTAACAATAGAGCATATGGATATTCTGTTAATACTATTTTAGAAGGCCCTGAATATTTTCGAGATGATCAAAGTCTTGCAAGCGCCGTACTTGGCGATGGTGGAATTTATACTTCTGCAGAAGACATGTTAAAATGGGATCAAAGTCTGTACACGAATACATTGGTTCCATATGCGATTCTGAATAAAGCTTTTACCAGTGGGAAATTATCCAGCGGTGAAGAAACAGGGTATGGTTTTGGTTGGGTGTTAGATACTTATTATTACCGGGAAAGAGTTTCTCACACCGGTAGTACTCGCGGATTTCGGAATGTTTTTATGCGGTTCCCTAACGAAAGAATAAGTATTATAATTCTTACTAATCGAAATTCTGGCACCCCAAAAGACATTGCGAATCAAATTGCAGATTTATTATTTGATCCATAA
- a CDS encoding T9SS type A sorting domain-containing protein — translation MLKNLIFITAVATSPIIAQYAYDEILFVPWGIEDSTIQIKDIPGFRMGPTSFSVVGQDVTIIDPIAKIQKIFKHTKLVKTEPLKQSRILQPPEKDAQGTVVRNNDHTLQITGKDFSFSIIQSSVIGSGNYLGKNAEGFHYIYVETITKQIPLDVKRSIGLYNSHGVAHAIFEIPNVDFTHIENPFYIDSAGNLFIMNTRESGVTINGWIQNGKEYENIPIYSFPDYLWEGIHYNKSPNLFPEPEPPQEDDRESIIYPQVTPTEALAMADAYVSYSWDAVAENITGGPITDPNGVTVETPSWIQVGTNYHAPYQWGGFYTLDGFNNGISNGKYAGDNATSCSVNYCVSDYAVGVDCSGFVSRCWNLSSHYSTAMMDDGITIAYTNWNDLGPGDAIHKVGHVRMVILRNTDGTYLTVEASAADWKVSYRTYNLSQLTAYTPRYYVGMEGNPATIPRTDIHSVVWTDSIALQWNIQDPESIFGFHIYTQNGGDLWNILNEMSSDKSYLTLSNENEVPAFYKITSVSANDSITESFSSDIYGTFQSGESGNILIVDGFDRTNGSYALPYHNFSKRMGLAIQPWGYSFDTADNDAIISDSVNLNNYTAVFWLLGDESTEHETFNAVEQNKVKDYLSQGGQIFISGSEVAWDLDEQGSSSDRSFIHDYLKTDYNVDDANSYTVHGAESTVFNGLTLHYDNGNYGVYPENYPDAFSLMGGSESALLYANGLIAATQFIGPVPGSQENARVVLMGFPFETIYNDQEKINLAGRILSFFGFNVQLTNDTPNMQPKQFSLYPNFPNPFNPTTTIRFDIPVGARHDSPLQLNIYDIAGRLVATLVDGWLNPGIHEIQWNGSKQASGVYFVEMVSGSFRVVQKMMLLK, via the coding sequence ATGTTGAAAAATCTTATTTTTATAACGGCAGTTGCCACCAGCCCCATCATTGCCCAATATGCTTATGATGAAATCTTGTTTGTCCCTTGGGGGATTGAAGATTCAACAATTCAAATCAAGGATATACCTGGGTTTAGAATGGGGCCAACATCCTTTTCTGTAGTTGGTCAAGACGTTACAATAATAGATCCTATTGCCAAAATTCAAAAAATATTCAAACACACTAAACTTGTTAAAACCGAACCGCTCAAACAATCACGAATTCTCCAACCACCTGAAAAAGATGCTCAAGGAACGGTTGTCAGAAATAATGATCATACCCTCCAAATTACAGGAAAAGATTTTTCTTTTTCGATTATTCAATCTAGCGTCATTGGATCGGGAAACTATCTTGGTAAAAATGCAGAAGGTTTCCATTATATTTACGTAGAAACCATCACAAAACAAATTCCATTAGACGTAAAAAGATCCATTGGCTTGTACAATTCTCACGGAGTGGCGCACGCTATTTTTGAAATTCCAAACGTAGATTTTACTCACATTGAAAATCCATTTTACATTGACAGTGCCGGTAATCTTTTTATAATGAATACAAGAGAATCTGGCGTAACCATCAATGGATGGATTCAAAACGGGAAGGAATATGAAAATATCCCTATTTATTCATTCCCGGATTATTTATGGGAAGGGATTCATTATAATAAATCGCCAAATCTGTTCCCGGAGCCTGAACCGCCTCAAGAAGATGATAGAGAGTCTATTATTTATCCGCAAGTAACACCGACGGAAGCATTGGCAATGGCGGATGCTTATGTGAGTTATAGCTGGGATGCTGTCGCAGAGAACATTACCGGTGGTCCTATTACCGATCCAAATGGCGTAACAGTAGAAACGCCGAGCTGGATACAAGTTGGTACCAATTATCATGCGCCTTATCAATGGGGCGGGTTTTATACATTGGACGGATTTAATAATGGAATAAGTAATGGAAAATATGCAGGAGACAACGCAACAAGTTGTTCTGTGAATTATTGTGTTAGCGATTATGCTGTTGGAGTGGATTGCTCCGGTTTTGTTTCACGATGTTGGAATTTGTCATCGCATTATTCTACAGCTATGATGGACGATGGCATAACGATCGCTTATACCAATTGGAACGATTTGGGTCCGGGCGATGCCATCCATAAAGTTGGGCATGTCAGAATGGTCATTTTGCGAAATACAGACGGGACTTATTTAACTGTGGAGGCATCTGCAGCGGATTGGAAAGTTAGCTACCGAACCTATAATTTGAGTCAATTGACAGCTTATACACCAAGATATTATGTAGGCATGGAGGGCAACCCGGCGACAATTCCACGAACTGATATTCATTCAGTCGTTTGGACAGATAGCATTGCATTGCAATGGAATATTCAAGACCCGGAATCAATTTTCGGGTTTCATATTTATACTCAAAATGGCGGAGATTTGTGGAATATTCTCAATGAAATGAGCTCAGATAAATCATATTTAACTCTTTCCAATGAAAATGAGGTTCCAGCTTTTTATAAAATAACTAGCGTTTCAGCAAATGATAGTATAACTGAAAGTTTTTCTTCAGATATCTATGGCACATTTCAATCTGGCGAATCGGGCAATATATTAATAGTGGACGGGTTTGACCGAACGAATGGCAGTTATGCACTTCCGTATCACAATTTTTCTAAACGGATGGGTTTGGCGATCCAACCCTGGGGATATTCTTTCGACACTGCAGATAATGATGCCATCATTTCGGACTCAGTTAATTTGAATAATTATACTGCAGTTTTTTGGCTTTTGGGTGATGAAAGTACGGAGCATGAAACATTTAATGCTGTTGAACAAAATAAAGTGAAAGATTATTTATCTCAAGGTGGGCAGATTTTTATTTCAGGTTCGGAAGTAGCTTGGGATTTGGATGAACAGGGCTCGTCCTCAGATCGCAGTTTCATTCATGATTATCTAAAAACTGATTACAATGTAGATGATGCCAATTCATATACCGTTCATGGCGCTGAAAGTACCGTTTTTAATGGACTAACCCTTCATTATGATAATGGAAATTATGGCGTGTATCCTGAAAATTATCCGGATGCTTTTTCATTAATGGGAGGGTCAGAATCTGCATTGCTTTATGCAAATGGATTGATTGCGGCAACCCAGTTTATCGGACCTGTCCCAGGGAGCCAGGAAAATGCACGTGTGGTTTTAATGGGTTTTCCATTTGAAACAATATATAATGATCAGGAAAAAATTAATTTGGCAGGGCGGATTTTGAGCTTCTTTGGATTTAACGTTCAGTTAACTAATGATACACCAAACATGCAGCCAAAACAGTTCTCTCTTTATCCGAATTTTCCAAACCCATTCAATCCAACCACCACGATTCGATTTGATATTCCTGTAGGGGCGAGACATGACTCGCCTCTACAATTGAACATTTACGATATTGCCGGTCGTTTGGTTGCAACATTGGTGGATGGGTGGCTTAATCCTGGAATCCATGAGATCCAATGGAACGGTTCTAAGCAAGCCAGTGGGGTATATTTTGTTGAAATGGTTAGTGGCTCATTTCGTGTGGTGCAAAAAATGATGTTACTGAAGTAA
- a CDS encoding nucleoside recognition protein, with translation MLNYIWFGMMLIAVVIGAFTGNIDAVTEAAVNMAKVAVELAIGLIGIMALWLGIMKIAEESGLIRLIAKGLRPITIRLFPDVPEDHPAIGSIVLNMSANILGLGNAATPLGLKAMEELQELNPNKETATNAMCMFLAVNTSSVQLILPATVVALMGAQSSQIFITTIIATSMSTVAAIVSIKFLEKRKRFSFEQGNEL, from the coding sequence ATGCTGAATTACATTTGGTTTGGAATGATGCTAATCGCTGTTGTAATTGGCGCGTTCACAGGGAATATTGATGCAGTCACAGAAGCGGCAGTCAATATGGCAAAAGTGGCCGTGGAGTTGGCGATTGGATTGATTGGTATTATGGCGCTTTGGCTGGGTATCATGAAAATTGCAGAAGAATCTGGACTCATTCGTCTCATTGCCAAAGGATTGCGCCCCATCACCATTCGACTTTTCCCTGATGTGCCGGAAGATCATCCTGCGATTGGATCGATTGTATTAAATATGTCTGCCAATATTCTTGGGTTGGGAAATGCTGCCACGCCACTTGGTTTAAAAGCAATGGAAGAACTCCAAGAATTAAATCCAAACAAAGAAACCGCCACCAACGCAATGTGTATGTTTTTAGCCGTGAATACGTCCAGCGTTCAACTCATTTTACCGGCAACGGTAGTGGCGCTGATGGGTGCACAATCCAGTCAGATATTTATCACCACCATTATTGCAACAAGTATGTCCACCGTTGCGGCTATTGTTTCTATCAAATTTTTAGAGAAAAGAAAAAGATTTTCTTTTGAGCAAGGAAACGAACTATGA